Proteins from a single region of Apium graveolens cultivar Ventura chromosome 7, ASM990537v1, whole genome shotgun sequence:
- the LOC141671693 gene encoding uncharacterized protein LOC141671693, whose translation MRKSSMTSRTRWWRKLFSSLNIIKKFNQTSCEPSTSGWESNCQIDKVCDVCDEAILYNWLTRPYWCQTVCYKHLSDGTSMCCSCLRFKQWCYQQIPEHYFSHV comes from the exons ATGAG GAAATCAAGCATGACTAGTAGAACGAGATGGTGGAGAAAACTATTTAGCAGCCTAAACATCATCAAGAAGTTCAACCAGACATCGTG CGAACCTTCCACGTCGGGATGGGAGTCCAACTGTCAAATTGATAAAGTTTGTGATGTTTGCGATGAAGCA ATACTTTATAATTGGTTAACGCGTCCCTACTGGTGTCAGACGGTCTGCTACAAACATTTATCCGATGGGACGTCGATGTGCTGCAGCTGTTTACGATTCAAG CAGTGGTGTTACCAGCAAATTCCAGAGCACTATTTCTCTCACGTATAG